The following are encoded together in the Lathyrus oleraceus cultivar Zhongwan6 chromosome 3, CAAS_Psat_ZW6_1.0, whole genome shotgun sequence genome:
- the LOC127129335 gene encoding zinc finger protein ZAT9, producing MDKYKCKLCYRSFNNGRALGGHMRSHMMNLLVTKQEDSSRMIQLSFEAESASSSSDDDDDEKGLNYGLRENPKRSIRLVDQEFSFPPVDTSSVILQDIESETESSKNNPTRKRSKRVWKIRHFDQKYYDESSLKKVKFFNKNDSSSVVDHDPGSSVSDTTEEDIAFCLMKLSRDKWDRQNEQYQEEEEEELDDDNDDPEIEEEDEDDEDERSLEESDESQELIKMSKSNNKVRKGKYKCETCNKVFKSYQALGGHRASHKKIKTNTTLEESLPEFDVVEKKVHECPVCFRVFNSGQALGGHKRTHVMHGSTTSTTIPIFSTKKVGKSVIDLNLPAPIDDDEVSQIENSAVSDAEFVKTR from the coding sequence ATGGACAAATACAAGTGCAAACTTTGTTACCGAAGCTTCAACAATGGAAGAGCATTGGGGGGTCACATGAGATCTCACATGATGAATCTTCTTGTTACAAAACAAGAAGATTCGTCACGGATGATTCAACTTAGTTTTGAAGCTGAATCAGCTTCATCTTCATCCGATGATGACGATGATGAAAAAGGTCTTAATTATGGTCTTAGAGAGAATCCAAAGAGAAGCATTCGTCTTGTAGATCAAGAATTCTCTTTTCCACCGGTGGATACAAGCTCTGTGATTCTTCAAGATATAGAAAGCGAAACTGAATCGTCGAAGAACAATCCCACTCGCAAAAGATCTAAAAGGGTGTGGAAAATCCGTCACTTTGATCAAAAGTATTATGATGAATCTAGTTTGAAGAAAGTgaagttttttaataaaaatgatTCTTCTTCTGTAGTTGATCATGATCCGGGTAGTTCGGTTTCTGATACAACAGAAGAAGATATTGCATTTTGTCTAATGAAATTGTCGAGAGACAAATGGGATAGACAAAATGAACAATACCAGGAGGAGGAGGAAGAAGAACTAGACGATGATAATGACGATCCTGAGAtcgaagaagaagatgaagatgacGAAGACGAAAGATCTTTAGAAGAGTCTGACGAATCTCAAGAGCTAATAAAAATGAGCAAGAGTAATAATAAAGTACGCAAAGGAAAATACAAATGCGAAACATGTAACAAAGTGTTCAAATCATATCAAGCATTGGGCGGCCACCGAGCGAGTCACAAGAAGATTAAAACAAACACAACATTAGAAGAATCATTGCCCGAATTCGATGTTGTCGAAAAGAAAGTTCATGAATGTCCGGTTTGTTTCCGAGTTTTCAATTCCGGACAAGCACTTGGTGGACACAAAAGAACACATGTGATGCATGgatcaacaacatcaacaacaattccaatTTTTAGTACAAAAAAAGTTGGAAAAAGTGTTATAGATCTTAACCTTCCTGCACCAATTGATGATGATGAGGTTAGTCAAATTGAGAATTCTGCTGTTTCAGATGCTGAATTTGTCAAAACTCGTTAG